The Quadrisphaera sp. DSM 44207 genome window below encodes:
- a CDS encoding histidine phosphatase family protein codes for MPTLLLVRHGRTAANAGGVLAGRTPGVDLDDAGRAQVAALAQRLAPLPLAAVVSSPLQRCRATAAAITGAGGTEEAPRPGVDVEDDLSECDYGSWTGRPLKELTEDPLWPVVQAHPSAVTFPDGESMRTMQSRALDVVRRVDARVAAEHGAHAVWVAVSHGDVIKAVLADALGMHLDAFQRIVVDPASVSVVRYTPLRPFAVRVNDTGGDVSGLLPPAEDGAGSGSGSGSDAAVGGGAGPGTAGSGTTGPGTTGPGGADAGATGPAGARG; via the coding sequence GTGCCCACGCTGCTGCTCGTCCGCCACGGCCGCACGGCCGCCAACGCCGGCGGGGTGCTGGCCGGGCGCACCCCGGGGGTGGACCTCGACGACGCCGGGCGCGCCCAGGTGGCCGCGCTCGCGCAGCGCCTGGCGCCGCTGCCGCTGGCGGCCGTGGTCTCCAGCCCCCTGCAGCGCTGCCGCGCCACGGCCGCCGCGATCACCGGGGCGGGCGGCACCGAGGAGGCGCCGCGCCCGGGCGTGGACGTCGAGGACGACCTGTCCGAGTGCGACTACGGCTCCTGGACCGGCCGCCCGCTGAAGGAGCTGACCGAGGACCCGCTGTGGCCGGTGGTGCAGGCCCACCCCAGCGCGGTGACCTTCCCCGACGGGGAGTCGATGCGCACCATGCAGTCGCGCGCCCTCGACGTCGTCCGGCGCGTGGACGCGCGCGTGGCGGCCGAGCACGGGGCGCACGCGGTGTGGGTGGCCGTCTCCCACGGCGACGTCATCAAGGCCGTGCTCGCCGACGCGCTCGGCATGCACCTGGACGCCTTCCAGCGCATCGTCGTCGACCCCGCCTCGGTCTCCGTCGTCCGCTACACGCCGCTGCGGCCCTTCGCCGTGCGCGTCAACGACACCGGCGGCGACGTCTCGGGCCTGCTGCCGCCCGCCGAGGACGGCGCGGGCTCCGGCTCGGGCTCGGGCTCGGACGCCGCCGTCGGCGGCGGCGCGGGTCCCGGCACCGCGGGCTCCGGCACCACGGGCCCCGGCACCACGGGCCCCGGCGGCGCGGACGCCGGTGCCACCGGGCCCGCCGGGGCCCGCGGGTAG
- a CDS encoding DUF5703 family protein, whose amino-acid sequence MRDASLPQPSRPAPEYEYRTITLPRGTSRAQARQLLTEHAEYGRWELARVRLYVGGARTVQLRRRILRVQRSL is encoded by the coding sequence ATGAGGGACGCGAGCCTGCCGCAGCCGAGCCGACCGGCGCCCGAGTACGAGTACCGCACCATCACCCTGCCCCGCGGCACCAGCCGCGCGCAGGCGCGCCAGCTGCTCACCGAGCACGCCGAGTACGGCCGCTGGGAGCTGGCGCGCGTGCGCCTGTACGTCGGCGGCGCGCGCACCGTGCAGCTGCGCCGCCGGATCCTGCGGGTCCAGCGCTCCCTCTGA
- a CDS encoding SCO1664 family protein, whose amino-acid sequence MPPRERVPALTTPAPGAPDPLDLLSRGELQVLGRVAGASNTTLVAEVELDGARARCVYKPVAGEAPLWDFPDGTLAERELAAWLVSSAGGWDVVPPTVLRDGPRGAGSVQLWVGPLLPSTPVPGAGLVDVVPPSRVPQGWHAVVEGSGTDGRSVLLVHAEHPALRRMALFDAVVNNADRKGGHVLRGALRGPGADAAAAGAGGEEPVWGVDHGLTFHCEHKLRTVLWGWAGQRVDDDGAARLAATAAALAGPLADELSDLLTAEEVDALGERVQRLASRGRYPRPRPGWPTLPWPPF is encoded by the coding sequence CTGCCCCCGCGCGAACGGGTACCGGCGCTGACCACCCCCGCCCCCGGCGCGCCCGACCCGCTGGACCTGCTCTCCCGCGGGGAGCTGCAGGTGCTCGGCCGCGTCGCCGGCGCCTCCAACACCACCCTCGTCGCCGAGGTCGAGCTGGACGGCGCGCGCGCCCGCTGCGTGTACAAGCCCGTCGCGGGCGAGGCGCCGCTGTGGGACTTCCCCGACGGCACGCTCGCCGAGCGGGAGCTCGCCGCGTGGCTCGTCTCCTCCGCGGGCGGCTGGGACGTCGTGCCGCCCACCGTGCTGCGCGACGGCCCGCGCGGGGCGGGGTCGGTGCAGCTGTGGGTCGGCCCCCTGCTCCCGAGCACCCCGGTGCCCGGCGCCGGGCTGGTCGACGTCGTGCCCCCGAGCCGGGTGCCCCAGGGCTGGCACGCGGTCGTGGAGGGCTCGGGCACCGACGGGCGCTCGGTGCTGCTCGTGCACGCCGAGCACCCCGCGCTGCGCCGCATGGCGCTGTTCGACGCGGTCGTCAACAACGCCGACCGCAAGGGCGGCCACGTCCTGCGCGGCGCGCTGCGGGGCCCCGGCGCCGACGCCGCGGCGGCGGGCGCGGGCGGGGAGGAGCCGGTCTGGGGCGTCGACCACGGACTGACCTTCCACTGCGAGCACAAGCTGCGCACCGTGCTGTGGGGGTGGGCGGGCCAGCGCGTGGACGACGACGGGGCCGCCCGGCTGGCCGCGACCGCCGCGGCCCTGGCCGGGCCGCTGGCGGACGAGCTGAGCGACCTGCTCACCGCCGAGGAGGTCGACGCGCTCGGGGAGCGGGTGCAGCGCCTGGCCTCCCGCGGCCGCTACCCGCGGCCGCGGCCGGGCTGGCCGACCCTGCCCTGGCCGCCGTTCTGA
- a CDS encoding ABC transporter ATP-binding protein gives MPIDATRSARPDSAVAAPTPSRVPPPVPPPVPRGGAAVRCADLHKTYGRAEAAVAALSGVDVAFDRGRLTAIMGPSGSGKSTLLHCLAGLDAATSGRVFLGDTELTALDDTALTLLRRRRLGFVFQSFNLLPMLTAEQNVLLPLELAGRRPRIDREWLAALVDVLGIEARMGHRPGELSGGQQQRVAIARALITRPEVVFADEPTGNLDSRSGAEVLALLRRSVRELGQTVVMVTHDPVAAAHADRVVLLADGRLAGEVDRPTPESVLSALGALEAPSGTGGGA, from the coding sequence ATGCCGATCGACGCGACCCGCTCCGCCCGTCCCGACAGCGCCGTCGCGGCGCCCACCCCCTCGCGCGTCCCCCCACCGGTCCCCCCGCCGGTCCCCCGGGGCGGCGCCGCGGTGCGGTGCGCGGACCTGCACAAGACCTACGGGCGCGCCGAGGCCGCCGTCGCGGCGCTCAGCGGCGTGGACGTCGCCTTCGACCGCGGGCGCTTGACCGCGATCATGGGTCCGTCCGGCTCCGGGAAGTCCACCCTGCTGCACTGCCTTGCCGGCCTGGACGCGGCGACCAGCGGGCGGGTCTTCCTCGGGGACACCGAGCTGACCGCGCTGGACGACACCGCGCTGACGCTGCTGCGCCGCCGGCGCCTGGGCTTCGTCTTCCAGTCCTTCAACCTCCTGCCGATGCTGACCGCGGAGCAGAACGTGCTGCTGCCGCTGGAGCTGGCCGGACGCCGTCCCCGCATCGACCGGGAGTGGCTGGCCGCGCTCGTGGACGTCCTCGGCATCGAGGCGCGGATGGGTCACCGGCCCGGCGAGCTCTCCGGCGGGCAGCAGCAGCGCGTCGCCATCGCCCGCGCCCTGATCACCCGCCCGGAGGTCGTCTTCGCCGACGAGCCGACCGGGAACCTGGACTCCCGCTCGGGCGCGGAGGTGCTGGCGCTCCTGCGTCGCAGCGTGCGCGAGCTGGGCCAGACCGTCGTCATGGTCACCCACGACCCGGTGGCCGCCGCGCACGCGGACCGCGTGGTGCTGCTCGCCGACGGCCGCCTCGCCGGCGAGGTCGACCGGCCCACCCCGGAGTCGGTGCTCTCGGCGCTGGGCGCCCTGGAGGCCCCCTCCGGGACGGGGGGCGGGGCCTGA
- a CDS encoding PAC2 family protein → MTSSDPSGLSALDGPVVLAAFEGWNDAGEAASTAVQHLEEVWGAEQVGELDPEDYHDFQVNRPLVSLDEDGHRRISWPVTRVSVATAPRSGRRVVLVHGIEPSMRWRSYTRELLGVAREHGARTVVTLGALLADVPHTRPIPVSSTTDDEDLLRRLSLERSTYEGPTGIVGVLADAAVSSGLPSLSLWAAVPHYVGQSPSPKAVLALLGRVEELLGEPVPLGDLVDDARAWEHGVDELAGEDAEIGEYVRQLEEAKDTADLPEASGEAIAREFERYLRRRPEDGPPSRG, encoded by the coding sequence GTGACCTCGAGCGATCCGTCGGGGCTGTCGGCACTGGACGGGCCGGTGGTGCTGGCCGCCTTCGAGGGCTGGAACGACGCGGGCGAGGCGGCCAGCACGGCCGTGCAGCACCTGGAGGAGGTGTGGGGCGCCGAGCAGGTCGGCGAGCTCGACCCCGAGGACTACCACGACTTCCAGGTCAACCGGCCCCTGGTCAGCCTCGACGAGGACGGGCACCGGCGCATCAGCTGGCCCGTCACGCGCGTCAGCGTGGCCACCGCTCCCCGCTCCGGGCGCCGGGTGGTGCTCGTGCACGGCATCGAGCCGTCCATGCGCTGGCGCTCCTACACGCGCGAGCTGCTGGGGGTCGCGCGCGAGCACGGAGCGCGCACCGTCGTCACCCTCGGGGCGCTGCTGGCCGACGTCCCGCACACCCGCCCCATCCCGGTCTCCTCGACCACGGACGACGAGGACCTGCTGCGCCGCCTGTCCCTGGAGCGCTCCACCTACGAGGGGCCCACGGGCATCGTCGGCGTCCTCGCGGACGCGGCGGTCTCCAGCGGGCTGCCGTCGCTGTCCCTGTGGGCCGCGGTGCCGCACTACGTGGGGCAGTCCCCCTCCCCCAAGGCCGTCCTGGCGCTGCTGGGCCGGGTCGAGGAGCTGCTCGGCGAGCCGGTGCCGCTCGGCGACCTCGTCGACGACGCCCGGGCCTGGGAGCACGGCGTCGACGAGCTGGCCGGCGAGGACGCCGAGATCGGCGAGTACGTTCGCCAGCTGGAGGAGGCCAAGGACACCGCGGACCTGCCGGAGGCCTCCGGCGAGGCCATCGCGCGCGAGTTCGAGCGCTACCTGCGTCGCCGCCCCGAGGACGGACCGCCCTCCCGCGGGTGA
- a CDS encoding ABC transporter permease, which translates to MTPSPALAGVLVALVGVAVLALALARLPLRRAVVAAALRATAQLAGVALVLAAVLTSLAWTALWVAAMLAVAAATSSRRLGLPLRTPWAAVPVAAGAAPVLVLVLASGAVPAQPQSVLPVAGILVGGAMTATTLAGRRTADELGVRTGEYEAALSLGLPAREAALEVARPAAGLALVPALDQTRTVGLVTLPGAFVGVLLGGGSVVSAAAVQLLVLVGLLAAQALAVLVVVELVARRVLLAPDLAARLPT; encoded by the coding sequence GTGACGCCGTCGCCGGCGCTGGCCGGCGTGCTGGTGGCCCTGGTGGGCGTGGCGGTCCTGGCGCTCGCCCTGGCCCGCCTGCCGCTGCGCCGCGCCGTGGTGGCAGCGGCCCTGCGCGCCACCGCGCAGCTGGCGGGCGTGGCGCTGGTGCTCGCCGCGGTGCTGACGTCCCTGGCGTGGACGGCCCTGTGGGTCGCCGCGATGCTCGCCGTGGCCGCCGCGACGTCCTCGCGCCGCCTCGGCCTGCCGCTGCGCACGCCGTGGGCCGCCGTGCCGGTGGCCGCCGGCGCCGCCCCGGTGCTCGTGCTGGTGCTCGCCTCCGGCGCCGTGCCCGCGCAGCCGCAGAGCGTGCTGCCCGTCGCGGGGATCCTCGTGGGCGGCGCGATGACCGCCACGACCCTGGCGGGCCGCCGCACGGCCGACGAGCTCGGCGTCCGCACCGGGGAGTACGAGGCGGCCCTCTCCCTCGGCCTCCCGGCGCGCGAGGCCGCCCTGGAGGTGGCGCGCCCGGCCGCGGGGCTGGCCCTCGTGCCCGCCCTGGACCAGACGCGCACCGTGGGCCTGGTCACCCTGCCCGGCGCGTTCGTCGGCGTCCTGCTCGGCGGCGGGTCGGTCGTCTCGGCCGCCGCGGTGCAGCTGCTCGTGCTCGTCGGCCTGCTCGCGGCGCAGGCGCTCGCGGTGCTGGTCGTCGTCGAGCTCGTGGCGCGCCGCGTCCTGCTCGCGCCCGACCTCGCCGCCCGCCTGCCGACCTGA
- a CDS encoding aldo/keto reductase, with product MEERYVGRSGLRVSPLGLGTLTWGRDTDEHEARDQLRAFVEAGGTLVDTADSYGGGAAEAVLGALLAEDVDRSEVVLCTKAGIGHGPDAGRRGRWGRADGSARSMLAALDRSLARLGTDHVDLWLAHSWDPWVPVEETLRALQAAESTGRARYVGVADHSGWQLATAAAASGARGLPLVAASVELSLLQRAAEREVVPAAAHHGLGLLAWAPLAHGVLTGKYRGGAPADSRATSAELAPWVRPYLGDEHRRVVHAVSTAAQGLGVAPLEVALAWVRDSPGVVSAVVGARTAGQLLGALEVEDLVLPPEIRAALDDVSRPSSA from the coding sequence GTGGAGGAGCGGTACGTCGGGCGGTCGGGCCTGCGGGTGTCACCCCTGGGGCTGGGCACCCTGACGTGGGGCCGCGACACCGACGAGCACGAGGCGCGCGACCAGCTGCGGGCCTTCGTCGAGGCCGGCGGCACCCTCGTCGACACCGCCGACAGCTACGGCGGCGGGGCCGCCGAGGCGGTCCTGGGGGCCCTGCTCGCGGAGGACGTGGACCGCTCCGAGGTCGTCCTGTGCACCAAGGCCGGCATCGGCCACGGCCCCGACGCGGGACGGCGCGGGCGCTGGGGGCGCGCAGACGGCTCGGCCCGCTCGATGCTCGCGGCCCTGGACCGCTCGCTCGCGCGCCTGGGCACCGACCACGTGGACCTGTGGCTGGCGCACTCGTGGGACCCGTGGGTGCCGGTGGAGGAGACGCTGCGCGCCCTGCAGGCGGCCGAGAGCACGGGGCGGGCGCGCTACGTCGGCGTGGCCGACCACTCCGGGTGGCAGCTGGCGACGGCGGCGGCCGCGTCCGGCGCCCGCGGCCTCCCGCTCGTGGCCGCCTCCGTGGAGCTCTCCCTGCTGCAGCGCGCGGCCGAGCGCGAGGTCGTGCCCGCGGCCGCCCACCACGGCCTCGGGCTGCTGGCGTGGGCCCCGCTGGCGCACGGGGTGCTGACCGGCAAGTACCGCGGCGGCGCCCCGGCGGACTCGCGCGCGACCTCCGCCGAGCTGGCGCCGTGGGTGCGCCCCTACCTCGGCGACGAGCACCGGCGCGTGGTGCACGCGGTGAGCACGGCCGCGCAGGGGCTCGGGGTCGCGCCGCTGGAGGTGGCGCTGGCGTGGGTGCGCGACTCCCCCGGCGTCGTCTCCGCCGTGGTCGGGGCGCGCACGGCGGGGCAGCTGCTCGGGGCGCTGGAGGTCGAGGACCTCGTCCTGCCCCCGGAGATCCGGGCGGCGCTGGACGACGTCTCGCGCCCCTCCTCGGCATGA
- the corA gene encoding magnesium/cobalt transporter CorA produces the protein MIVDTAAYVDAQRQAAQDWSQALQARRAAGEGFVWIGLHDPTLEELTHLANELQLHPLAVEDAVRGRQRPKLEVYDSSLFLVLRPLEYVEETSQIETGELMVFVGDRFVVTVRRGRTRPLRDVRARVEAQPQLLRGGPAQVLHAVMDAVVDRYTEIDEEVARDLAAFEDEVFSGASRRDTTAIYALKREVQEMRRALEPLVRPATQLARAQLPFVPKKARAFFGDVLDHLVRTLDHVEGYDKLLTDLLNVHLTQVSVRQNEDVRKISSWAAIAAAPTLVASVYGMNFEHMPELGWHYGYAWALALILGVSGGLYAAFKRSGWL, from the coding sequence GTGATCGTGGACACCGCGGCCTACGTGGACGCCCAGCGGCAGGCGGCGCAGGACTGGTCGCAGGCGCTGCAGGCCCGCCGCGCGGCCGGCGAGGGCTTCGTGTGGATCGGTCTGCACGACCCGACGCTGGAGGAGCTCACCCACCTGGCGAACGAGCTGCAGCTGCACCCGCTCGCCGTCGAGGACGCCGTGCGCGGGCGCCAGCGCCCCAAGCTGGAGGTCTACGACAGCTCCCTCTTCCTCGTCCTGCGCCCGCTGGAGTACGTGGAGGAGACCTCCCAGATCGAGACCGGCGAGCTGATGGTCTTCGTCGGGGACCGGTTCGTCGTCACCGTCCGACGCGGGCGCACCCGCCCGCTGCGCGACGTGCGCGCCCGCGTCGAGGCCCAGCCGCAGCTGCTGCGCGGCGGCCCGGCGCAGGTGCTGCACGCCGTCATGGACGCCGTCGTCGACCGCTACACGGAGATCGACGAGGAGGTGGCGCGGGACCTCGCCGCGTTCGAGGACGAGGTGTTCTCGGGCGCCTCCCGCCGCGACACGACGGCGATCTACGCCCTGAAGCGGGAGGTGCAGGAGATGCGCCGGGCGCTGGAGCCGCTGGTGCGCCCGGCCACGCAGCTGGCGCGGGCGCAGCTGCCGTTCGTGCCGAAGAAGGCGCGGGCCTTCTTCGGCGACGTCCTGGACCACCTGGTGCGCACCCTCGACCACGTCGAGGGCTACGACAAGCTCCTCACCGACCTGCTCAACGTGCACCTGACGCAGGTGTCGGTGCGCCAGAACGAGGACGTGCGCAAGATCTCCTCGTGGGCGGCCATCGCCGCGGCCCCCACGCTGGTCGCCAGCGTGTACGGGATGAACTTCGAGCACATGCCGGAGCTGGGCTGGCACTACGGCTACGCGTGGGCCCTGGCGCTGATCCTCGGGGTCTCCGGCGGCCTGTACGCGGCGTTCAAGCGCTCCGGCTGGCTGTGA
- the mshC gene encoding cysteine--1-D-myo-inosityl 2-amino-2-deoxy-alpha-D-glucopyranoside ligase: MRSWPSPPVPDLPGRGGPVLVHDTATGALVPAAQDVDATLYVCGITPYDATHLGHAATYLAFDLLQRAWRDAGHRVRYVQNVTDVDDPLLERARASGEDWRELAARESALFAQDMTALAVLAPDAWVGAVESIPLIATAVRRLLEDGAAYRVPGADGEPDGDVYFATAADPLFGGVSHLDRAAMAVLSAERGGDPDRPGKRDPLDPLLWRLQRPGEPAWDGGDLGRGRPGWHVECTVIAREHLGHPIDVQGGGSDLVFPHHEMGASHGHVLDGPPFARRYVHAGMVGLDGEKMSKSRGNLVLVSRLRAQGTDPAAVRLAVLAHHYRSDWAWTAQGLREAEERLGRWRAALSRSGGGPEQDDEPAVLAGVRERLAEDLDAPGALAVVDAWAHARLAGGRGDAPPAAPPAGAPGLVERAVDALLGVRL; this comes from the coding sequence GTGCGCTCCTGGCCCTCCCCGCCCGTTCCCGACCTGCCGGGCCGCGGGGGGCCGGTGCTGGTGCACGACACCGCCACGGGCGCGCTCGTGCCCGCCGCGCAGGACGTCGACGCCACCCTGTACGTGTGCGGCATCACCCCCTACGACGCCACGCACCTCGGGCACGCCGCGACCTACCTGGCGTTCGACCTGCTGCAGCGCGCCTGGCGCGACGCGGGGCACCGCGTGCGCTACGTGCAGAACGTCACCGACGTCGACGACCCGCTGCTGGAGCGGGCCCGCGCGAGCGGGGAGGACTGGCGCGAGCTCGCCGCCCGCGAGAGCGCGCTGTTCGCGCAGGACATGACCGCCCTGGCCGTGCTGGCGCCCGACGCCTGGGTGGGTGCGGTGGAGTCGATCCCGCTCATCGCGACGGCCGTGCGGCGCCTCCTCGAGGACGGGGCGGCCTACCGGGTGCCGGGCGCGGACGGCGAGCCCGACGGCGACGTGTACTTCGCCACCGCCGCCGACCCCCTGTTCGGCGGCGTCTCGCACCTGGACCGGGCCGCGATGGCGGTTCTGTCGGCCGAGCGCGGCGGCGACCCGGACCGGCCCGGCAAGCGCGACCCCCTCGACCCGCTGCTGTGGCGCCTGCAGCGCCCCGGGGAGCCGGCGTGGGACGGCGGGGACCTCGGGCGGGGGCGGCCCGGCTGGCACGTCGAGTGCACGGTGATCGCGCGCGAGCACCTGGGGCACCCGATCGACGTGCAGGGCGGCGGCTCGGACCTCGTCTTCCCCCACCACGAGATGGGCGCCTCCCACGGGCACGTCCTCGACGGGCCGCCGTTCGCGCGCCGCTACGTGCACGCCGGCATGGTGGGCCTGGACGGCGAGAAGATGAGCAAGTCGCGCGGCAACCTCGTGCTCGTCTCGCGCCTGCGCGCCCAGGGCACGGACCCGGCGGCGGTGCGCCTGGCCGTGCTGGCCCACCACTACCGCAGCGACTGGGCGTGGACGGCGCAGGGCCTGCGCGAGGCCGAGGAGCGCCTGGGGCGCTGGCGCGCGGCGCTCTCCCGCTCCGGCGGCGGGCCGGAGCAGGACGACGAGCCCGCCGTCCTGGCGGGGGTGCGCGAGCGCCTGGCCGAGGACCTGGACGCGCCCGGGGCCCTGGCCGTGGTGGACGCGTGGGCGCACGCGCGCCTGGCCGGCGGGCGGGGTGACGCGCCGCCCGCCGCGCCGCCCGCGGGAGCGCCCGGGCTGGTCGAGCGCGCGGTGGACGCCCTGCTCGGCGTGCGCCTGTGA
- a CDS encoding primosomal protein, translating into MATDPRAALDRFVAALEAHLQAAQRRRGEQDPAVEAAYRALADAFEAYDEALYSAHDEVTPFVLYDDVEDADDDEDADDDEDAEDEDADEDLEEEDLDDAEDDTEDDTEDDTEIDDEAGDDARGDGPATRL; encoded by the coding sequence ATGGCGACCGACCCCCGCGCTGCGCTCGACCGATTCGTGGCCGCGCTGGAGGCGCACCTGCAGGCCGCCCAGCGCCGGCGCGGGGAGCAGGACCCGGCGGTGGAGGCCGCCTACCGCGCCCTGGCCGACGCCTTCGAGGCCTACGACGAGGCGCTGTACTCCGCGCACGACGAGGTCACCCCGTTCGTCCTCTACGACGACGTCGAGGACGCGGACGACGACGAGGACGCGGACGACGACGAGGACGCGGAGGACGAGGACGCCGACGAGGACCTCGAGGAGGAGGACCTCGACGACGCCGAGGACGACACCGAGGACGACACCGAGGACGACACCGAGATCGACGACGAGGCCGGGGACGACGCCCGCGGGGACGGGCCGGCCACGCGCCTGTGA
- a CDS encoding LLM class F420-dependent oxidoreductase, translating into MASGPAQSLALARRAEEVGCSTAWVAEAYGSDAPSVLAWLAAQTTRIGLGSAVMQVPARSAAATAMTAATLDTLSGGRFRLGLGVSGPQVSEGWHGVRFDAPLARTREYVDVVRLALSRRPVAYDGEHLRLPLPDGPGVPLRLALCPPRERIPVYLAAVGPRNVELAGQVADGWLPVFFSPEHAQEALAALARGRGRRDPAAGSDGFDVAPTVPLVVTADGPAPARADAAEAASGPVRAHAALYLGGMGSREQNFYRRLAERMGYGAEAARVQEHFLAGRHREAAAAVPRAFLQATCLIGPAPALRDRLQALAGVGVTTVCAAPMAPALEQRLADLGVLADALDAAGTGA; encoded by the coding sequence GTGGCCTCGGGCCCCGCGCAGTCCCTCGCCCTGGCGCGCCGGGCCGAGGAGGTCGGCTGCTCCACCGCCTGGGTCGCCGAGGCGTACGGCTCCGACGCGCCGAGCGTGCTCGCGTGGCTGGCCGCGCAGACCACGCGCATCGGCCTGGGCAGCGCGGTGATGCAGGTGCCCGCGCGCAGCGCCGCCGCCACGGCGATGACGGCCGCGACCCTCGACACCCTCTCCGGCGGGCGGTTCCGCCTCGGCCTGGGCGTCTCCGGCCCGCAGGTGTCCGAGGGCTGGCACGGGGTGCGCTTCGACGCGCCGCTGGCGCGCACCCGCGAGTACGTGGACGTCGTCCGCCTGGCCCTGTCGCGCCGTCCCGTGGCCTACGACGGCGAGCACCTGCGCCTGCCGCTGCCCGACGGGCCCGGGGTGCCGCTGCGGCTGGCGCTGTGCCCGCCGCGCGAGCGGATCCCCGTGTACCTGGCCGCGGTCGGGCCCCGCAACGTCGAGCTCGCCGGGCAGGTCGCCGACGGGTGGCTGCCGGTCTTCTTCAGCCCCGAGCACGCTCAGGAGGCGCTGGCGGCGCTCGCGCGCGGGCGCGGGCGGCGCGACCCCGCGGCGGGCAGCGACGGCTTCGACGTCGCGCCGACCGTGCCGCTGGTCGTCACCGCCGACGGGCCGGCGCCGGCGCGCGCGGACGCCGCGGAGGCGGCCAGCGGCCCCGTGCGCGCCCACGCGGCGCTGTACCTGGGCGGCATGGGCAGCCGCGAGCAGAACTTCTACCGCCGCCTGGCGGAGCGGATGGGCTACGGAGCGGAGGCGGCGCGGGTGCAGGAGCACTTCCTCGCGGGCCGGCACCGGGAGGCGGCGGCCGCCGTGCCCCGCGCCTTCCTGCAGGCCACGTGCCTGATCGGCCCGGCGCCCGCGCTGCGCGACCGGCTGCAGGCCCTCGCGGGGGTCGGCGTCACCACCGTCTGCGCCGCGCCGATGGCGCCGGCGCTGGAGCAGCGGCTGGCGGACCTCGGCGTCCTCGCGGACGCCCTCGACGCCGCCGGGACGGGCGCGTGA
- a CDS encoding DUF3090 domain-containing protein has product MPRQVFDYDPPDRFVAGTVGPPGSRTFFLQARSGASLTSVALEKTQVSALAERVEELLDEVVRRSGGSAPVPAVAPSDAGDTAPLDTPIEEEFRVGTMTLAWDGDRQLVVIECFEVDEGTEEAEGAGAATGGDDDPRSVLRVHLSGATARSFASRALAVVAAGRPPCPFCGDPLEPSGHVCPRANGYRR; this is encoded by the coding sequence ATGCCCCGGCAGGTCTTCGACTACGACCCCCCGGACCGGTTCGTCGCCGGCACCGTCGGCCCGCCCGGGTCGCGCACCTTCTTCCTCCAGGCCCGCTCCGGTGCCTCCCTGACCAGCGTGGCGCTGGAGAAGACGCAGGTCTCTGCGCTGGCCGAGCGGGTCGAGGAGCTGCTCGACGAGGTGGTGCGGCGCAGCGGCGGCTCCGCGCCCGTGCCCGCCGTCGCCCCGTCCGACGCCGGCGACACCGCCCCGCTGGACACGCCGATCGAGGAGGAGTTCCGGGTCGGCACCATGACGCTGGCCTGGGACGGCGACCGCCAGCTCGTGGTGATCGAGTGCTTCGAGGTCGACGAGGGCACCGAGGAGGCCGAGGGCGCCGGGGCCGCCACCGGCGGGGACGACGACCCCCGCTCGGTGCTGCGCGTGCACCTGTCGGGCGCCACGGCCCGCTCCTTCGCCAGCCGGGCCCTGGCCGTGGTCGCGGCGGGCCGCCCCCCGTGCCCGTTCTGCGGCGACCCCCTCGAGCCCTCCGGCCACGTCTGCCCCCGCGCGAACGGGTACCGGCGCTGA
- a CDS encoding undecaprenyl-diphosphate phosphatase: MSAGPGWVDAAILGLVQGLTEFLPISSSAHLSVVGQLIGSEDPGAAFTAIAQLGTEAAVLVYFRRDIWRIARAWVLAQARRLPQNHPDARMGWLVIIGSLPIGFLGYAFQDAIEGPAVRNLWLTATMLWVFAVVLHVADRRALARRTLDELGWRDGLLFGLAQSAALVPGVSRSGGTIAAGLLMGYTREAAARYSFLLAIPAVLASGGLQVAKGLEDLATVAWGPTLLATAIAGGVGYAVIAWLLRYISSHDFRPFVLYRVALAAVVYALLGTGVLTASGA, encoded by the coding sequence GTGAGCGCCGGGCCGGGCTGGGTCGACGCCGCCATCCTGGGGCTGGTGCAGGGGCTGACGGAGTTCCTGCCGATCTCCTCCAGCGCGCACCTGAGCGTCGTCGGGCAGCTGATCGGCAGCGAGGACCCGGGCGCGGCGTTCACCGCCATCGCCCAGCTGGGCACCGAGGCCGCCGTGCTCGTGTACTTCCGGCGCGACATCTGGCGCATCGCGCGCGCCTGGGTGCTGGCCCAGGCGCGGCGCCTGCCGCAGAACCACCCCGACGCCCGCATGGGCTGGCTGGTGATCATCGGCTCGCTGCCGATCGGGTTCCTCGGCTACGCCTTCCAGGACGCCATCGAGGGCCCCGCGGTGCGCAACCTGTGGCTGACCGCCACGATGCTGTGGGTCTTCGCGGTCGTCCTGCACGTCGCCGACCGCCGCGCCCTCGCCCGGCGCACCCTCGACGAGCTCGGCTGGCGCGACGGCCTGCTCTTCGGGCTGGCGCAGTCCGCGGCCCTCGTGCCCGGCGTCTCCCGCTCGGGCGGCACCATCGCCGCGGGCCTGCTCATGGGGTATACGCGCGAGGCGGCCGCCCGCTACTCCTTCCTCCTGGCGATCCCGGCCGTCCTCGCCTCGGGCGGTCTGCAGGTGGCCAAGGGCCTGGAGGACCTCGCCACCGTCGCCTGGGGGCCGACGCTGCTGGCGACCGCCATCGCGGGCGGCGTCGGCTACGCCGTCATCGCGTGGCTGCTGCGCTACATCAGCAGCCACGACTTCCGCCCGTTCGTCCTCTACCGGGTCGCGCTGGCGGCCGTGGTCTACGCCCTGCTCGGCACGGGCGTGCTCACCGCGAGCGGCGCCTGA